Within the Pseudomonas orientalis genome, the region GTCGTGCACGAACGCCTGGTACAGCAGGTGGCACGGGGGCAGCGCTTGCTTGCCGTTACGCGCGTTTTCCTGGGGGCTCCTGGTTTCGTCCGGCAGGTATTCGACGTTCCAGCCGTGGAACAGGATGCGGCGGCTGTTGGGGTTGGTCTTGAGCGTGTGAACCATGTAGTCGATCTGGTTGATCGTGCCGCCGTCCTTGGTGGGCCAGGCGGTCCACTGCTCGCCGTACACCGGGCCCAGGTCGCCGTCTTCGGTGGCCCATTCGTCCCAGATGCGCACGCCGTTTTCGTTGAGCCACTTGATGTTGGTATTGCCGCTCAACATCCAGATCAGCTCGTTGGCGATGCTTTTGAAGTGCAGCTTCTTGGTGGTCAGCAGCGGGAAGCCGTCGGCCAGGTTATGCCGATACTGGCGGGCGAACACGGCCTTGGTGCCGGTGCCGGTACGATCGCCCTTGGTCAGGCCATTGGTCACGACGTCGTGCAGGAGTTCGAGGTATTGCTTCATGTGATTACCCGTATCGTTGAAGCCAGG harbors:
- a CDS encoding thymidylate synthase; the encoded protein is MKQYLELLHDVVTNGLTKGDRTGTGTKAVFARQYRHNLADGFPLLTTKKLHFKSIANELIWMLSGNTNIKWLNENGVRIWDEWATEDGDLGPVYGEQWTAWPTKDGGTINQIDYMVHTLKTNPNSRRILFHGWNVEYLPDETRSPQENARNGKQALPPCHLLYQAFVHDGHLSMQLYIRSSDVFLGLPYNTAALALLTHMLAQQCDLIPHEIIVTTGDTHAYSNHMEQIRTQLARTPKKLPELVIKRKPASIYDYTFEDFEIVGYDADPSIKAEVAI